ATAAggggattttgattgtttggttATCATGGGGATGGTGTAGGTAGTGAGTGGGTTGGGAAGAGAGATACCTTCACCCAACGGGAAGAGTATTCGAGAAGCTATTCAAACAGATGCTGACATTAACTCTGGCAATTCTGGAGGGCCATTGCTTGATTCTTATGGCCATACCATAGGCGTCAACACTGCCACATTCACCCGCAAAGGTTGATGATGTTCCCTTTTACCATAACCAAAACTCTGTTCTTCCAACATGAATCAGATCTTAAAGTGAAGAGTTTTGTTGTTGCAGGGACTGGTATGTCTTCCGGAGTGAACTTTGCCATTCCCATTGACACAGTTGTACGAACAGTACCTTACCTCATTGTGTATGGAACAGCTTACAGAGACAGATtctaaagaaaacaaacatcttctctattaaatgtaaatataaaactCCAAAAGGCTTCCAATGCATGTATACATTTATCTTCACAAAGTAACGTGAATCATTCATCATACAATACAAGGCCATAATGAAGAGACCAACCAAGGCTCTACTCTTTGAGCTGAATCAATGAAAGCTGTTCCTCGATAGAGCAATCAACATGGCAAGAGGTCCTGCAAGAGGCAGGGATGAGGATCATACCAAGACAACGCTGTTCAGTAGGGGAAGGAGAGGATCTTCTGATGCTGCGATACTCAACGGTGTCTTGGAGAATGATGTTTCCTTGTTTGTCAATGCAGTGGAAACTGCCAAGGAAGAATCTCCCGTCTTTGATTCCAACGAGCATCTGGCGGAACAAGAGCTTCCTCACTCGTGCTATCGGATCTAAACTCGAGTCTTCAGAGGTCGACGCAGCGACGGTGGTGCTTCCTCCTGCATCTATTTGTTCCATTTTTCACGACAGGTTCTTGTTCTTGTGTATGCTTTACACACAAAACGAAGAACAATCAAAAGTTATAAACTTTGAATCTTAGAGATGTAAATAACCAAACTTTGAATCTTAGAGATGCAACAAGGCCTAAGAGATACATAGAaccaaagaaacaaaaccaaaatcgaaCAAGGAACGATAAtagcagagagagagaaaagatgaTGTACGTAGTAGTAGTAGTCTTCGGAGCTTCAAAGACGAGTGCTCGTGGAACCCTAGGAATACTCTATGGCTCCGATTCGCAATCGCAGCTGAGACGATCGTCGGAGAAGACGAAATAAGATAGTTGAGTTTCTCTTCTCCGTCTCTCTAGGGAGCGGCGAGAGAGAGACATGGGCCAAGGGTCCATTATCATTTAAATCAGAAAGCCATATAAGAAGCccaattcattttttttctttttcttaattcttttattaattttttttctttgttttcggCTCTAATttgttcatatttttattttaaaaaaaattattatttttcgttTAATGATTATCTTGATTAAGAAACAAGTACATTGTAATTTAgagacataaaaatatttattaaattattaaatacatGGTAAATtggaatttataaataatttataaactaatactctctctgtttcatattaagtatcGTTTTAGATTTGTGCACAcggattaaggaaacaattaattttacatgttttttatataaaaatataattacctatacacctaactatatttcaatcaatagaaaaataaataacagaataaaattaataaattttgcattgaaaaccgaaaacgacgcTTGTATTGTAACGAAATTAGATTTTGACATTTTGTAGGGGTTTTTTGTCGTAGTTGCACGAAATAGGGTCTTATTGGTCAATTCTGAAGTAACAGGACCaattaagaaataaaagatTTGGGAGGCCAGTGCCCCGAAGTGATAAAAGAATCTATCCTATCCGCCGCCGGCCGCCGCCATCCATCTTCCGGACGATCTCACTCAATCCACATCATCTCTGTACGAACATCAAAACTCTTAGATCGAATACATTGTCTTTCTGTTTTCTCAATTCTATCTTCTGATAATAGATTGCTCTTATCAGCAACCTTTCTCTGTGCTTATCAATCTCACAATGAGTGACCGTAAGAAACGAAAATCCAATCACAACGACAACAACAATCAAAGGAGGCGATTTTCAAACGATAACCACGAAACCACCAACAAAGAAGACCTCGTAATCTACAGAATCCTATGCCCCGTCGGAATCATCGGTGGCGTCATAGGCAAGAGCGGCAAAGTCATAAACGCCATCAGGGACACCACCAAGGCCAAAGTCAAAGTCTTTGACCAGTCACCTGGCTGCACCCAAAGAGTCATCACAATCTACTCTTCGGTTAAGGAGAAAGTCGACGTAACAGAGACCGAAACAGAGCCTCTGTGCTGTGCGCAAGATGCTCTTCTCAGAGTCCACGACACGATCGTGAGCTGTGTGGAGAGTGCTGCTGCTGGAGATAAGAAGAATGGTAATAAGAAGGAGGAGTGTCGTCTTTTGGTTCCCTCTAGCCAAGCTTCTGCTGTGATTGGTAAAGCTGGTGCGGTTATCAAGAGCATTAGGAGAAGAACTGGAGCTAGTGTTGAGGTTGATTCTAAAGATGTCTCGGATCCTTCTCATGCTTGTGCCTTGGATTTTGATAATGTAGTTCTGGttagtgtcttttttttttgtcaattattcTATTACAAACTGCGAGAAACATTACATAGATTAGTGTCTGAAACTCTAACTTTcactagtttt
The Brassica napus cultivar Da-Ae chromosome A1, Da-Ae, whole genome shotgun sequence DNA segment above includes these coding regions:
- the LOC111200929 gene encoding uncharacterized protein LOC111200929; protein product: MEQIDAGGSTTVAASTSEDSSLDPIARVRKLLFRQMLVGIKDGRFFLGSFHCIDKQGNIILQDTVEYRSIRRSSPSPTEQRCLGMILIPASCRTSCHVDCSIEEQLSLIQLKE